tatatataacaATGTAGTATTATCTCAATGGTGTTTCGAAAGATAAGGACTATTGACTGTGACTCTCTTTGGTGAGAGATAAAAAACATAATATATGTATTCGAATATAGAAATAACAATTACATTTACAAACACACTATGTGTGAGTGTGTTAGAGAGTGTGTGAGAAATACAAAAGTAATTGAGTAATATAAGGAATGCTACCAAGCGACTCGACAGAATGTATAAAAGTGGTAGcgaaaacaacaatgttTGGTTTGCTttccacacacacaaacacacacactctctctctctctctctttctccatTTTTATACAATCTCACAATAAAGTGGTGTCCATAATTAGTAGTATTTGCTATAGACAGAGCTACCATATAAGCACGTGCCCCACTTTTATTTCTAATCTTCTCCTTATTACAATGTGTGTAAGTTTTAACACTGAGTTTTtagtttctttatttattttttttttatttttttttcgcttGCAAATGaagtaaaacaaaagcaatcAATACTACAAAATTTCAAGGCGGTAAGGGTGAAGGGTGAGAAAGGCGAAAAGACATCGCGGGCAAATTCCAATTCTGTAAAGTGTTCGTTagaaaaaaactaaagTATACTTATAATGACTTAAAAGACCAATGGGGAGGTGAGAAAAGGcaaggggggggggggggggggggaaggtGGAGGAGGTTGTTTGCGTTGATAAGCCTTAtcaaaaaaggagaagaagcagaaccAAGAACAGCATAGCCCTCTTACACTCTGCTTATGGTTACAAGTTTCTTATCCGTTTAtacctttctctttttacatatatataaaaatataaaaggaTAAACAACGGGAAATATCAACATACAGTATCTAGCTAACCTTTTGATAAGAGTTTATTGAGGATTAACTTTTATTAGTCTCGTATCCTTGTGCTTTTTTCACAAACTATGTTTATTCTAATCTGTAACAGTAACTGAAGGATGTAGTGGAACTACAAGGATGGAAACCAGAATTAcaatataaaaaagaactacacaacacacacaaagtAGTTGTTTGCTTTGCTAAATGACTTCACATATCCTTCCTCTTTGGAAAATTTCATGTTCTTTTGGCCTggtaattttctttctatttttttttctttacttatCTACCCCCTCCCCacatttcaattttacCCTTTTTTCCATCACATACTATCCATTGAACAAAACACAGTTCTATACGGAGTTTGCCAATCCCCCcctccttttttattttgtttctttgtttcctttttagtTGGatgtgatttttttttctttcggTACAGTACAAAGCCACCTCCTCACCACCACTCCTCCTCATCAcccctccttctccttctcctccttctcttcCCCTTGCTATATCAAATAGGAActaaatctttttttggtttgttccaacaaaaaaactttttctgtattgtttttgtacttttttttattttaatttttttttagtccATATACCCCGTATCACAGATTCGACGAACAATATTTACAGCATTCATTTATCGGACACCAGCTTTGTGTAGACTCTTTACTTCCCCTCCTCGTCTTCTCACTACACTTCTTTTTAAGGTGTGATCATCTGAGCTTCGAGGTTCACAATTCACAGTTCACAGTTCACAGTTCAAGGTTCATACcctatccacaaacaatagCTTAATAATACCCACCACAATCTCTTTGTTTATCATCTTTATCCTTCTTCACCTTTAAAATCCTTCATTCTCTCCTTAGCTACCACCACACCACACTATTACTACTAATCAATTTATATATCcattatttctttctttttacaacaaaaaagtatatatatatatatatatatatacttaaATCAGATACACCACTGCCAGAATCAATaccaaagaagaagcagaattAGCAGAATCGAAAGTAAAACATAATATTGGATCACCATCTTCTGCACCTCTCATTGCCATATTAGAACTCATATAGATACTAAAAtcattctttgttttcttggAGACTTAGAACACCCATAGACTAGTCATGGCTTCAAATGGATCTACAGAAGTGGCCTATAGGACAAATTTACCCCAACACCAGAAACACCAGGAACAACCTCTGCACACACAGATACCAGCACCGGCACAAGCACAGACACCAGCACATAAATCATCTTGCAATATAACAATTACAAATCCACACCAACAACCACCGCCCGAGGAATTGGACACTGGTGTCTCCAATGGCGACGTTGATTGGTTGTTTAGAGGCAAGTCCAAGAAATTGGTGAAAAAATTGGCAAGTAACGCCAATAATGACACCAAGGAGACTACAAAACAAGCAGAAGaaacaacaccaccaacagcaggaggagcagcagcaacaacaacaacaacaacagcaggaGCAGCAGCAAATGCTGAACATAATGAAAAGCCAACAGAAacacagaaacagaaactgTTGCCAAGTAATGCGTCTACCACCAAACCACCAATTACAGATGcagaaaaacaaactttgTCTCtggaaaacaacaactacaacaacaacaacaacaacaacagcaagtCAACTAAGTACGGCGagcaaatacaaaaaccTACTGCGCCCACTGCAACAGCTAACGTATCATCAGCTAATAAACTGGGTCAAGTGACAGGAAATGCTCCACCTCAACCAGAAAAAACTTCAAAATTAGACAGACTTATCGGTCGCTCAAGATCATCGTCAACTTCTGCAGTGCCTTCATCACAAGAGAATAAATCAAAACCCACAATCAATCCACAACAACCTAGCACAAACTCATCCACCAAGAGgagaagcagcagcagtttcaattttatgGGCTCAGCTGCAAAAGAACATGTTTACAATGATCACGATGAAGGAAGATTACCCTtgaaatcaacaaattcgatttcttcaacttcaacttcaacttcaaataCTTCATCACCAAGTGTCTCACGCTCCAACAGCGGCAAAAAAGGTTTGTTTAGCTCACTTTCATCAAAGTTCAAACCAACATTGTCCAACAACCTGCAAtcacaacagcaacagcaactgCATGAATCACAacagcaactgcaacagcaacagcaattgcaaccaccaccacctccaccaccacaacaacaacaacattcaTCACATGCGTCCCCAAAACTCAACCCACACTTGATCGGATCTGCCTCGAACCCTAAAAAAGTCGAAGACCTAGTCTCATTGACAAATACCAGTCCCGCAGGATCGGGAATACCAATTAAAAGACGTACATCAAGTAGCTCAAAAGACGCAGGAACAAGACCAGTATTTAAGGACTCATTCTTGGACGAAAGCGCAATATCCACTACCCCACCAAATGATGGCTTGAATAGGTTCTTTAGAAGGCGATCTTCTGCAACTTCAGCATCATCAAAGTCAACAGCGATGGGACACAATGGCAACAACACTACAAATCTCTCTCGCGTGATattgaacaagaacaaaactaGGGTTGCCATCCCAATAAGAGATCTTCAAGATGTCAAGATGCGGAGAGTCACCTTTGCCGTGGACAAACTTGACTATGacccacaacaacagatCCCATCGAGAAGACCTAGAAAGGGTAATGTACTAATCCCACAGGACCTTAATGCACCACCGCCACGATTATGTTTGGgcattgctgctgctgctgccacaacaacaacaacaacatcaacagcCAATGACTCAAGGGAcaaacagcagcagcaacagcaacagcaacagcagtaTAGTGAACGAGAAATTGCACTTGCCTTGGAGGCGCAAAAGCGTGCCTTGTTAGAAGCCGAACGACATCAACACGAGGCACACTTGcaagccaaaaaaattgcaaatgaAGTTGCAAGTTTCAAACATTTAAGAAGCGGTAAACTAAAAGATACAGAGCTTGCTAATGTGGCAGAGGCAGCTAATGAAGATGAGTCCAACATGGGAAGAGGATTAAAGGCACaacaagatgaagaagatgcacaagaagaagaacaagaagagatTGAGGTTGATTCCAAAATCTCGAAAAAGTTTGCTACAAAAGCATCGATTGATCAACCATTGCATGTACACGAGCAGCATTTTGATGACGAAGAACATACTTTGAAACATGATGGGTCTGGCGTATCTCTAGAAACCGTATACACCAGATGTTGTCATTTGAGAGAAATATTACCTATTCCAGCAACTTTGAAACAActcaagaataaaaaagcaCCCTTGgagattttgaaaatgctCAACCCCAAGCCAACATTAATTGACGTTTTATCGTTTGCAGATTTTATTGCTATAACACCAATCAATGCAGTGATTTTCGATAACGTAACAATGACAACAGAAATGCTCAAATGTTTTCTCGTATCCCTTGTTCATAGCAAGactttggaaaaattgTCATTAAGAAACGTTGCAATAGATTCACAAGGTTGGAAATTGCTTTGTGCATTTCTCGCAGAAAATAAGACACTCAAGAAATTGGACATTTCGCAACAACGAGTTAAATCAGAGACACCACAAGGATCGATTAGGGGCAATTTAAATTGGGATTTGTTCATCTCAGCAATAATGTGCCGTGGTGGCATTGAAGAATTGGTGATTAATGGCTGCAAATTGTCGGACGaaacatttgaaaaattaatcACAAAGGCAGTATCTCTTGGCACTAGAAGGCTTGGCGTTGCCTCAATTGCAATGACGTTGACCAAGGCGCAAATTGTGGCAGATTATATCTCAAACCCTAAAgctggttgtgttggtATTGATATTGCATGCAATGATTTAAGCGAAGGGCAATTGCAACCATTTATTGATGCATTCAATCATAAAGAAGTCAACCTAATGTTTCTCTCACTTCACTCTACCAATTTGAGTGATGttaaagaagcaaaaagatTGTTCAAGAGTATTATTAACTTGAAGTTCTTGCGGTTCTTGGACATTAGTTCTATTCCAAAAATTTTTCCCGACATTATCTCATCATTAGCTGAATACATTCCACTATACTCAAGTTTACGAAGGCTTCACATGGACTTGAACGAATTATCACCACAAGCAATAGGTTCAATTGCAATGTTTCTTCATAAGGTGCCTTATTTGGTGCATTTATCACTTTTGGGTAATCGTGATTTAAATCATTCGGCTGCTGCCACTTTATATTCCGCTGTGAAGGAGTCCAAAACGTTGTTTGCACTAGATCTCGACTATGACTTGGTAAGTGACGACTTGTCTCAACGAATTGCATTTTACTTGATGAGGAATATGAATAGTACCATGAGCTCACTGTACCATATTAGTTCTGAAGTCAAGGATGAAGACTTGATGTTTGATGGCTCATTATTGATGGAGACTGCTGAAAAGTTACTTAGTGAAGTCGATCATGAGGGCCACAAGGTCCAACAAGGCggacaagaaaaagagaatatcAAGATTCAACAAATCATTTCCAATGCCATGCTCGAACGAACAAGAGCAGTTCGTAAAGATATCCACAAGACTATCGATACATTGTTTCAAAAACGTAACCAAGGGCAATTATCATTTGATGGTAAGGAAACATTAATCAGGTTTTGTCTATTAGATTCGTCTTTGGAGAAATTGGTGCTTAtgtttgaagaaaatgcTCACAAATGGGAAGGCAAGTCTTTTAGTGCTGAACAGACGCCGGAAATACAAATTTCGCAACTGGAAAATGTGGGTCAATTACTGTCACCAATACCACAACCaactcatcatcaacaacaaccactacaacaacaacaacaacagcagcagcaacataATGAACTTCAACACCCATTTCAACATTTACAAGAAGCTCATGAACTGTTGCATCATAATTCAAGCGAGGTTATTTCAGCTGGTCCCATTTTGTCGCCTATGGCGTCGCAAATGCAGTCCAATGCACATTACTTTTCAATTCCAATTGGAGGTGACGATAGTGGCACTGGCTATGACATCGGTAATGTCAGCGGCAACACTAACGGCAATACCAATAACGTAAATTATATGAACAATACGAATAATTTTAACCTCCAGCCCCATCAAGTGGTTGTAGAGTCCAATGTGGACGGAAAGGATGTTGTGGTTGACAGGATCACGGGACGTCCAGTTTTGACCAAGACAATTAGTCAAACTAGTTTACATGCCAGAGAACAGGAAATCGAGGAGGGTGAATTCCACAAgctcaattttttcatacAACTGAGGAATTCCGAAGCCAATGCAGAGAATGATCTTACACGAGCTTCTGGCACAGAAGACGGTCATGGTGGCGGAACTGGAGATGgggcaaatgcaaatgcaagtGCTAGTGCTAGTACTAGTGCTAATGCTCTTGCAGCACATCAAAGTGATTTGAGGCGCGAAATCCCACTTTTGAGTCAATTACCTTCTGGTCCCGAACTACGCGATGCCATCATTAAAGCAAAAGGTATTGATAATGTCAATGAGTTGATCAACagaatcaacaacaaatcaGGTGTAGAGGGTAACAAACCCATCACCTCAGAGATTAAGGAAAAGCCTAGGCATGCTGAAGACCCTCCATCCGATGAAGCCTATTCGATCGACTCCGGCTCAACTCACAATAATCCAGAtcctgttgttgatgaggtTTATGATAAACTATTGAATGACGCAGAACGAGTGCGTCTGAACaagtaaagtaaataaaaggaacccaaaaaaagaaacaaattaaaatataaatagagtataagtttgtttgttttttttttttaaaaaaatgaaacaatAGAGTATAAACAAATATAGAGATACATATACTTGCAAAAAACAATGTACAACTTTAAATATTAAACAGTAAAGGGATATTTATTGagtaaaaattaaaaaaaaaaaaaaattcaagaaAATTTATTAATAATGATTAGAAACAACCGCTTCTAAATTTAGTTGTTTTCAGCTTGGAAAGCAGCAATCTTCTTAGCaatcttctcttctctctcaGCCTTGGTCAATTTAGTTTGTCTGTATTTCTTTGACTCAGCAGCGTATTGCTCCTTGGTGAACTTCTTTTCAGTTGGCTTGAAAGATGGGTCTTCTCTGATTTTCTCGTGAGCGTTGGCGTAGATTTCTTCAACGTCTTCAGCCTCgatttcatcttcaatgtACTTCTTGAACAAGGTTCTgaatttttcttcatcatcgtcCATCAATTCTTCCATGTACTCGGAAACGTGACCACCAAAGATGTATTTTCTCAACAACTCAGCGTCCAATTCCTCAGCTTCGATATCCCAACCTGGGAATCTGTTTGGTGAGTGAGGAACGTACAATCCACCATCGGAAGCACCCTTCAAGACACCAAAGACTCTAGCACCAGTGGTGGTTCTTTGCAAACCAATGTCCAAAAAGACCTTGAATGGTCTTGGAGCATCTTCGACAGCCTCGGTCAATTGGTATTCACCTTCGACTTCTTCGACACCAACGTAGGTCTCGTCCAAACCGAGTTTTTGCAAAGCTCTTCTGGCAACCAAAAGACCAACAGCGTAAGCAGCAGACCAGTTAGTCAAACCGTGCTTGATACCGTATCTTGGCAATTCGTGAGCGTAAGCAGCGGTCAAGACAACATCACCGGTGATTTGGGCACTAATGATTTGAGCAATAATGTCCTTGTTGGTGAATCTAACAACCAATCTGTATTTTGGAGTGTTGTATTTAGCCTTGTGTTGAGTGACCAATCTCTTTCTTTGGTAGTAGTCGGTCTTACCCTCTTGTCTTCTACGGAAAGGGGTTTGGAATCTGGAGTGGTAAGCAGAAGTTTTCAAAGTCTTTTGGAAAGGCATCTTGAGAATGATAGTGTTggtgatgaaaagaaaaataaaggaaaagaggggaaaaaaagtagaagagaaaatttttctaattagttttagttttagttttagttttttttttctttcactaGATgccttttgatttttttccttttttttcgttctGTTCATCTGTTGGTGGGAGAACATGcacaattgaagaaaatgaaaaaaattttcagtCACATGTACACGACCTTTTGTATCagataaaatgaaaagaaaaagacaaatggAGAAGAATGTACGTATATGCAGGACATGAGGGCTCGAAGGAATTGTAGTGTGGCTTTCCACTTGTGATTTGAATACCTCTTTAAACAAGTCAATTGATTGTATTTTGTTGGTTGTAGTTAATTGATTTCGGGAAAACACCTAATTTGGAGTTTGGTATCACTGGACAAATATGCTTACACATTGAGAGGAAAAACATCACCAATTCTTTGACATTTGGTCCTCtatctttgtcttttttcctttttttttccttttcatttaaattttgtttGCTAACTTCAGCGATGCTTTAGCTTGAAGTATATATTGACCTTGAATCTAGAAAGATTTAATATGTACTTTAGCCacttccttcttctctcatcttagtgttttttttatgttttctttctttcctaaATTATCTTTCAGAGAGGGTTCAATaggtatatgtatataaacGCTACCaagtttaaatttttttgtatgcTATTTGGTAACATATGCTTTGGCTGGCTGCAAAAatatcaaacaaaaaaaaaattgaattaaaatgatcaaaaaaaggagagatAAAGCAGGCCAAATTCATAACATTATAGTGTGGTTCGTTACTATTTAAGTAGTGAAATACCATCTTTTTtactaaaaacaaaaataagaacATTTTTGAACTTCAATtcttatcaaaaaaaaatttagacTAAAGtgtttacattttttttaaaagtaCTCAATTAATTCACAAGCAACAacattttctttgattAAAAGATCAACAATTCAATCCGAAACAAAACGTACCAAATGACtacttttttcaacaacaatacctTTTTAGGTTTGAGCAACAACTCTAACCACTATGAACATATCcaaaaaaccaattttgatgattttgatgattcATCTTCATGTACATTGACAATCAACACTGTTGAAGACTTTAGCCAGGTTTTCAGTATTAATCCTGAATACATTAACCACATTGTTTGTCATGAGAACTCAAGAAAATACAAGGCAAATGCCACAGTTGTTCTTACTGTTGACATTACTCAGccaatttcttttaaagtgggttataataataattgttATGAAACCTATAAAAGTTCTGCATTAGGTGCATTACAAATAATTGAAGATGTATCAATTGAGCAACCAAAATTTAACGGCGTGGACTCATCATTCTCAACAAACAACGATAAAGACAATGCTGCTATGAATATGAATAAATTAGAGctcgaagaagaagaggacgACTTTGAGGAAGTCGAGGAAGTAAAAGTTGCTGATGAAATGGACAATTCTACAACAAACCCACTCATGATTGACGCTAATAAAGATGTTCACCAGTGTAACCAGATAAAAAAGGTTAAAGTTAACAGCTTTAAAGAAACTAATATTGCTACAGCAAACAGCTTTGAGAAGAGTCTCAATAAACAACACAATTACAATAAATCATCTCAATTTGAAACAAACGACAATTCAACTACTACAACTCCTCCTACTGCTACAACTCCTCCTACTGCTACAACTCCTCCTACTACTACAACTCCTCCTACTGCTACAACTCCTCCTACTGCTACAACTCCTCCTCCTACTACTACAACTCCTCCTACTACTACAACTCCTCCTACTACTACAACTCCTCCTACTACTACAACTCCTCCTACTACTACAACTCCTCCTACTGCTACAACTCCtcctactactactgccactactgctactcctaccaccaccaccaccaccactacacttgctaataataatgataatggtCCTATTGCAGCAACAGTTGCAGTAGCTGTAAATACCGAGCACAATGAATCAATCCATAGAAGAACTAGCCCCAAATTCACCTCTATTTTTGACAGTGACTATATTACTACATCACCAACTTTAAAATCAAGTGAAcaaagagggaaaaaatCCACCAGCAATTCGCCCAAAAATAGAGTACAATTTGTCGATTTGATTGATACACAACTGAGTAAAGTGGATTCAAATACCCAATTCGAGTATGAACAAGACAAAATATTTGCTGATAATAAGCACCATCCTCAGCCGGAACATAGCCACAAGCACCACTATAATCTGTTCcaagttgcaaaaactAAAGTCAAAGTTAGAGCGTTTTTGCGTAACATAAAAAGCAAATGTCGTACATTTATCCATGATACCGTTCAGTCACGTGCAGACACCGATAAGCAGCTTTTATTCGATACCAAAGGTATGAATAAAGAGATGCAGCACAAATTGTTGAACCCGGGTCCTTCCTACTTGAACTATGAACCCGAAATTGCTGGTGCACAAGATTTTATTGAGCAGCAAGTTTCATTAAATTTTGCCAATAAGGTAAGTTCAGATCTTTGTGGTGCAACTTTGCGTGAAACAAACCCAAAGCATCAGCATATCTCCAATTATGATAAAAGGAATACGCTTTTGGGCTTTGGCTATGGCGATGAGTCGTTTGGTTTTGATAGTTTGACCAAGGCCAATACCCATTTGAACCAATGTGTATAATCAAacaattttgcaaaaatataaaaaaaaaggaaaaaaaatataaaaaaaccaaaaaatataaaaaaaaaggaaaaaaaatataaaaaaaccaaaaaatataaaaaaaaaagaaaaaaaattataaaaaccaaaaaaaaaaaaaattactcATTAAATTTAGCCAACATGAGAGTTTGCATTCAGAATGGCTTGATATAATTACAAGTGTATTGCTTTTCACttatttgctttgcttCGCTTTGAATAGGATGTATTCAGtttatattattttatcTTCATTAAATGTTACGATGAAAATTATTAtgttttttactttaaaATTGTAATGTTCAGTTTGCAGCAATTGTAGGATAATCCGTGATAAACACTCAGACAAAGGGATAAATTTTGACGTCAGAGTGACGTATTCTAgaagaaactaaaaaacgtaaaaaaaaaataaattagaACACGACAAAataagagaagaaaaaaggaccCCACCACCCCCCTTCcacttcttttctctttccatttttcctttgtttgaaaaagatggaaATTGCATTGCAGCAATCAAGAGCAGATCAAAGACAGGATGATATTAATTGCTGT
This DNA window, taken from Lodderomyces elongisporus chromosome 7, complete sequence, encodes the following:
- the RPL5 gene encoding 60S ribosomal protein L5 (BUSCO:EOG0926419M) codes for the protein MPFQKTLKTSAYHSRFQTPFRRRQEGKTDYYQRKRLVTQHKAKYNTPKYRLVVRFTNKDIIAQIISAQITGDVVLTAAYAHELPRYGIKHGLTNWSAAYAVGLLVARRALQKLGLDETYVGVEEVEGEYQLTEAVEDAPRPFKVFLDIGLQRTTTGARVFGVLKGASDGGLYVPHSPNRFPGWDIEAEELDAELLRKYIFGGHVSEYMEELMDDDEEKFRTLFKKYIEDEIEAEDVEEIYANAHEKIREDPSFKPTEKKFTKEQYAAESKKYRQTKLTKAEREEKIAKKIAAFQAENN